The proteins below are encoded in one region of Candidatus Flexicrinis proximus:
- a CDS encoding non-heme iron oxygenase ferredoxin subunit yields MTEFVTLAPAAELPPGERMVVQIGRLWVAIFNIEGQLYAIQDVCTHDGGPLAEGELIGCEIECPRHGARFDLRDGRVTAPPALVPVPVFDVRIVDDTIQVALKKR; encoded by the coding sequence ATGACTGAGTTTGTGACGTTAGCGCCAGCGGCCGAATTGCCACCCGGTGAGCGCATGGTTGTCCAGATTGGACGGCTGTGGGTCGCGATATTCAATATCGAAGGCCAACTCTACGCGATTCAGGATGTGTGCACCCACGACGGTGGCCCGCTTGCTGAGGGAGAGTTGATCGGCTGCGAAATCGAGTGCCCACGCCATGGCGCGCGTTTTGACCTGCGCGATGGTCGGGTTACTGCGCCGCCGGCATTGGTCCCGGTTCCCGTATTTGACGTCCGCATCGTCGATGACACGATACAAGTAGCTCTCAAGAAACGCTAG
- a CDS encoding glycerophosphodiester phosphodiesterase produces MSLNALLEHHGTLVFGHRGACGYAPENTLASFQLALDQGAHGVEFDVHLTKDGVPVVIHDFSLDKTTSGHGLVVDHTWEDLEALDAGSHKGLEFAGEPIPTLEEVIRLLAGKMAMNIEVKADSSGIEDAVAELIAKYQVNDWVIVSSFNPLILQRFANQYPHIALGFLYDESEPYEQLLQLMSAVKYQARHPHHTMIDASYVRVAKQFGYRVNTWTVNDPTRGRELQEFGVDAVITDTPDIMLKALGFS; encoded by the coding sequence ATGAGCCTTAATGCACTACTTGAACACCACGGAACGTTGGTATTTGGCCATCGCGGCGCCTGCGGATATGCGCCTGAGAACACCCTCGCGTCGTTTCAACTGGCTCTCGATCAGGGTGCACACGGCGTTGAGTTCGACGTACACCTGACGAAAGACGGTGTTCCAGTCGTGATACATGATTTCAGCCTCGATAAAACCACCAGTGGACATGGCCTGGTTGTTGATCACACATGGGAAGACCTGGAGGCACTGGACGCCGGAAGCCATAAGGGTCTGGAGTTCGCGGGCGAGCCGATTCCGACGCTGGAAGAGGTTATTCGACTGCTGGCCGGCAAGATGGCGATGAACATCGAGGTGAAGGCCGATAGCAGCGGCATCGAAGACGCAGTGGCAGAACTGATCGCCAAATACCAGGTCAACGATTGGGTGATTGTTTCATCTTTTAACCCACTTATACTTCAGCGTTTTGCCAACCAGTATCCGCATATCGCGCTCGGGTTCCTGTATGACGAGAGCGAACCGTATGAACAGCTCCTTCAACTTATGTCAGCTGTAAAGTATCAGGCCAGGCATCCACATCATACGATGATTGACGCCTCATACGTGCGCGTCGCGAAGCAGTTTGGGTACCGCGTTAATACCTGGACGGTGAACGACCCGACTCGTGGGCGAGAGCTTCAGGAATTCGGGGTAGACGCCGTAATTACTGATACGCCGGATATTATGCTGAAGGCGCTCGGCTTCTCATGA
- a CDS encoding class I SAM-dependent methyltransferase, whose protein sequence is MKLWRRITRFGFRLLYNEFAWTYDVVSWIVSAGEWREWQRSAIRALNLPSESKVLEVAHGTGNLQVDLVREEYSCAGVDLSPAMGRIAARKLQGMGYAPNLMCASATALPYGGQTFEGLICTFPTEFLIHPHALSEFRRVLKADGRFAVVLHGILLRGWWRPFLDVLFQATGQGGISQDHVPTAETLGFRYIRVVAAFTASGLTCDVIPMLTPRGYAVVAVGGPMP, encoded by the coding sequence ATGAAGCTGTGGCGGCGGATCACTCGCTTCGGATTCCGTCTGCTTTACAACGAATTCGCCTGGACCTACGATGTGGTGTCATGGATCGTGTCTGCCGGAGAGTGGCGCGAGTGGCAACGGTCGGCGATCCGCGCACTAAACCTGCCAAGTGAATCGAAAGTCTTGGAAGTTGCACACGGTACGGGAAATCTGCAAGTAGACCTGGTCCGTGAGGAGTATTCCTGTGCAGGGGTCGACTTGTCCCCGGCCATGGGGCGTATTGCCGCTCGCAAACTGCAAGGTATGGGCTATGCACCTAACCTGATGTGCGCTTCTGCGACCGCACTCCCCTACGGCGGACAGACATTCGAAGGCTTAATATGTACGTTTCCCACTGAATTTCTGATTCATCCTCATGCTTTATCAGAGTTTCGCCGTGTCTTGAAAGCCGACGGAAGGTTTGCGGTGGTCCTGCACGGCATCCTTCTCCGCGGATGGTGGCGGCCGTTTCTGGATGTCCTGTTTCAAGCCACTGGACAGGGCGGGATAAGCCAAGACCACGTGCCAACAGCGGAAACCCTTGGTTTCCGCTATATTCGCGTTGTCGCGGCATTTACAGCATCTGGACTTACGTGCGATGTGATTCCAATGTTAACCCCGCGCGGATACGCCGTAGTCGCGGTTGGCGGCCCGATGCCTTAA
- a CDS encoding zinc metallopeptidase, with protein MEQTVYMVLFSLPAILFSFIASILVRKSYSTWINYDNSARLTGLAVGDWLAKSSGLLETRFSASAERLEDRFDPGGNLVLLSSEIANQASIASMAIVAHELGHAQQFADHSLFHSFRSFAEPAASIGPGAAYVLIVVGIVLEETGLTWIGVVLFGFALVIMLLTLPMEMDANRRGMTMLRQSGLLKGNDDEKGVREVLKASTFTYVAAAVTFFILVLQFLRQILPLLLILKDLKKR; from the coding sequence ATGGAACAGACAGTGTATATGGTCCTCTTCTCACTTCCGGCGATACTCTTCAGCTTTATTGCCAGTATTCTTGTGCGTAAGTCTTACTCAACCTGGATTAATTATGATAACAGCGCGAGGTTGACGGGACTTGCCGTAGGCGATTGGCTCGCCAAGTCCTCAGGCCTACTGGAGACCCGGTTCTCTGCATCAGCCGAGAGACTCGAAGACAGATTCGACCCCGGCGGCAACCTGGTACTTCTGTCGTCCGAAATCGCAAATCAGGCGTCAATTGCCTCCATGGCTATTGTTGCCCATGAGCTCGGACATGCTCAGCAGTTTGCTGATCACTCACTGTTTCATTCCTTCAGATCGTTTGCAGAACCAGCGGCCAGCATCGGGCCAGGAGCGGCCTACGTCTTGATCGTTGTAGGTATCGTCCTGGAGGAGACCGGTTTAACGTGGATTGGCGTAGTGCTATTTGGGTTTGCTTTGGTCATCATGCTGCTGACTCTGCCTATGGAAATGGATGCTAATCGGCGCGGCATGACGATGCTTCGGCAATCAGGACTGCTTAAGGGAAATGACGACGAGAAGGGTGTACGCGAAGTGCTCAAGGCGTCGACCTTCACCTATGTGGCTGCGGCGGTAACATTCTTTATCCTGGTTCTGCAATTCCTGCGGCAAATACTGCCGCTGCTTTTGATCCTGAAAGACCTCAAAAAGAGGTAG